CACCTTGACCAGCCGAGCGGGATCGATGTCCCGGCGCGCCGGCGCGATCCGGTCGCCGGCGAAATCGAGCCATGCACCCGCCAGAATGCGGGAACCGGCGGTCCGGAACGGCAGCGAAACCACCGCTTCGCGCCGCCGTCCGACCTGGCTCCGGGTCAGTTCGCCCACGTGATGTCCGTCTCCTCCGTAGTCGCTGCCGCTTCGGGGCCGGCAATAGCGACTGGTCCGGGGGGTTGTCCACGGATTATCCGCCGCACCCGGAACGGTGCGGCCGCGCGTCCGTCAGGCGCCGGCCGTGCGGCGCCGCGTGGTCAGCGCGCGGCCATAGAGCAGGGCGAAGCCCAGGAACGCCACCGCCCAGCCCAGGGCGGAGACGCTGAACAGCGCGATCGCCTGTTCCGGCAGCAGCGCCGCGGCGACGCGGCTCAGTCCGGCGGCGAGGACGGCGGCGTAGAGCAGGGCGGTGCCCCGGCCCGCCTGCAGGCCGCGGCCGGTGTGGCCCAGCGTCGCGCGGGTCATGACCGCGAGGGTCATCGCCCCCACCGCGCCGGCGCCAAAGGCGTGGACGGCGGCGGTTCCCGGCACGAACGAGGGCAGGGCGGCGGCGAGACCCAGCAGCGCGAGGCCCGCCGGAATCCACGCATAGGCGAGGTGGAGGACGACCACCAGCGGCTCGGTCCAGGTGGCCATGCCGCGCCAGCGCGCCAGCCTGAATGCCTGGGCGGCGGCCGCGGCGAAGGCGGCGGCTGCGACCGCCGGCCCTTCAGGCACGATGACGAAGGCGGCGAGCGCGAGCAGGGTCAGGATCATCGCCGCCCGGTCGACGGTCCCGAAGGATGCGGGCAGGCGCGGCGCGCCCCGCCTGACCAGCCAGTTGCGGGTAAAGCTCGGCACGATGCGCCCGCCGACCAGGGTGATCAGGGCCACCGGGACCGCAAGGCCGAGCCGCGCGCCTGCGCCGTCCGTGCCAAGCCAGCCCGCAGCTTCCAGGTGCATCAGGACGTTGCCGGCCGTGAACGCCGTCAGCGCGGCGACCATGGGCAGGTTGCGCCAGTTCCGGCCGGCCACGATCTCCCTGAGCACGACGGCGATGAAGACGGCGGGAAAGGCGAGATCGAGGGCCATTGCCGCGCCCGCGCCGATCGCGTCCGAGCACCACACCGCCACGCGCCCGAGAGCCCAGAGCGCGACAAGGCCGAGCAGCGGCAGGCCCTGCAGCGGCATCCGGCCGGTCCAGTTGGGGATGGCGGTCAGCAGGAAGCCGGCGATCACGGCCATGGTGAAGCCGTAAAGCATCTCGTGGGCGTGCCAGGCGACGGCGTCGAAAGCGGTCGCCGGCGCGAAGCCGCCGTGCAGCATCGCCGTCCAGACCAGCAGCACGCCGCCGCCATAGAGGCCGGCCAGCAGGAAGAAGGGCCGGAAGCCCTGCGCCAGCACCGCCGGCGCGCGGGTCGGACGGTAGCGTGGGATCGCGGTGCGTGCTTCGGTCATTGCAGGGCCTCCTCCGCCTCGATGGCGCGGATCAGATCCCGCTTCAGGGTCTCGGCGTCGACCTGATACTCCCCGGCCGCGTCGTCGACGGTCATGAACGGCGCCATCAGGCAGCCGGGGCAGGACATGCGGTGGGACAGGAAGACGCGGGCCGTCTCGGGCGCGCGCCGGATCAGTTCCGCGATGGGCAGGGTCTCGATCTCCCCAGGTGTCATGGCGTCTCGTCCTCCGAGGGGTTGCGGAGAGGAGAATAGTGGCGCGCGGGCGGGCGCGATTTGCGCCGGCGCAAGTCTGGCTCAGGCGTGGCCGGCGATCTCGACCAGGCGGTGCGGCTGGCGGATGACCAGATGGCTGGAGCGGCGGGAGTCGACCACGCCCTCCTGATCCCAGGCGGAGAGCGTGCGGCTGACCGTGTGCAGGGTCGTCGCGGTCATCTCCGCCAGATCCTGGCGCGACAGCGCGAAGGGAATCTCGACGCCCGCATCCGTCTTCCTGCCAGCCTGATTGGCCAGGCGGAGCAGGGTCGCGGCGATGCGCTGCTCCACGCGCTGGGTGGCGACCTCCTGCAGCCGGCTCTGCAATTCCTCGATGCGGCCG
The nucleotide sequence above comes from Minwuia thermotolerans. Encoded proteins:
- a CDS encoding NnrS family protein yields the protein MTEARTAIPRYRPTRAPAVLAQGFRPFFLLAGLYGGGVLLVWTAMLHGGFAPATAFDAVAWHAHEMLYGFTMAVIAGFLLTAIPNWTGRMPLQGLPLLGLVALWALGRVAVWCSDAIGAGAAMALDLAFPAVFIAVVLREIVAGRNWRNLPMVAALTAFTAGNVLMHLEAAGWLGTDGAGARLGLAVPVALITLVGGRIVPSFTRNWLVRRGAPRLPASFGTVDRAAMILTLLALAAFVIVPEGPAVAAAAFAAAAAQAFRLARWRGMATWTEPLVVVLHLAYAWIPAGLALLGLAAALPSFVPGTAAVHAFGAGAVGAMTLAVMTRATLGHTGRGLQAGRGTALLYAAVLAAGLSRVAAALLPEQAIALFSVSALGWAVAFLGFALLYGRALTTRRRTAGA
- a CDS encoding DUF1858 domain-containing protein, which gives rise to MTPGEIETLPIAELIRRAPETARVFLSHRMSCPGCLMAPFMTVDDAAGEYQVDAETLKRDLIRAIEAEEALQ